The genomic window TCAAGTCTGCGGTGAGGCAGGTTGATGAAGTTGTCTTAGCAACTGACCCAGACCGGGAAGGTGAGACAATCGCTTGGCATCTCAAAGAAACGCTTGGTTTAAGGGAACCGAAACGAGTAATTTATACTGAGATTACAGCATCTGCGGTGCAGAGTGCGATCGCTAATCCCAGAAAGCTAGACCAAAATTTGATTGGTGCTGGGCTGTGCCGAGATTGCCTAGACAAGTTGGTAGGTTATAAAGGTAGCCCTTTAGTTTGGGCATTAAATAACGGCGCTAAGAGTGTTGGCAGAGTCCAAAGCGCGACGTTGCATTTGATTTGTCAGCGAGAAAACGAAATTCTGGCTTTTGTCCCCCAAGATTACTGGAGTGTGTGGGTAGATTATGCTGAAGGATTTCGGGCTTTTTACAAAGGGACGGTCAATTCTACAACAGATGCAGCAGACCAAGAAACTGAAACTCACGATGACGCAAAGGTAGGTAATAGTACAGAAACACCGGAGTCTAAGCGTGTTCTTTCTGAAGCAGAGGCAACACGTTTAGTTGAAGAAGCACTACGGCATCCTCATCAGGTGATTCATTTTGAAGGAAAAATTGTTAATCGCCAGCCACCTCCACCATTTACAACTTCCAGCCTTCAGCAAGCAGCCGGTTCAAAGCTGAGGTTTGCTCCTGACAAAACTATGGTTGTTGCTCAAAAGCTCTATGAGGCAGGGTTAATCACATATATGCGAACAGACTCAGTGATGCTGAGTCCTGAATTTTGTGCCAGTGCCCGTAAATGGTTAGAGCAAAATGATCCGCAGAATGTACCGCAGCAAGTTGCCAAGCATCGTAGTAGCAAGTCGGCTCAAGAAGCACATGAGGCGATTCGGCCAACGGATGTGTTTCGTCCCTCAGTTCAGTTGCGCTCTGAACTTCCTGATGATCAGTTTAATCTGTATGTGATGATTTGGAAACGATCAATTGCTTCTCAGTGTCGTGCTGCCCAATTGCGTAAAACTCAGGTGATTACTCAGTCTGGTTCTCTACTGTGGTCAGCAAGAGGGCAAGTAATTGAATTTTACGGTTATGCCCGATACTGGAACAATCTCAGCAAGGATAGTGTTTTACCTTCATTACAACAGGGACAAGCATTGAAACTGGAGAATGCTGGACATGAGCAGAAGCAAACCCAGCCACCACCCCGTTATAGTGAACCAAAATTGGTGCAATTGATGGAACGTAAAGGAATTGGTCGCCCAAGTACTTATGCTCCGACTGTTGCTACCTTAAAAAAACGCAATTATGTCGAATTGATAAAAGATCATCTTCAACCGACAGCGTTAGGGTTAGAAGTTGATGCGTTTTTACTCAAAGCACTGCCGGATTTACTAGAGGCGGAATTCACAGCGAAAATGGAGGATGCTCTTGATGCAATTTCCGAAGGAAAACACTCTTGGCAGCATTATTTAACTAGTTGGAATCAGGATTACTTTCTACCAGCGCTCTCCAAAGCTAAAACTGTAGTTGCAAGTTCCTCAACAGGTAAAGTTTATGGGATAAGTGAGCGTCAATATGAAACTTCCAAGACTCGATGCCCTGAATGCAAAAATTTTCTCGCCAAAATTCCGAGCAGTAAGGTTAAAAAGAAATATTTCCTCAAATGCACAAAAGGCTGTGAAAATGTCGTGCTGTTTTGGAGCGACTTTAACAAAACTTGGGAGCCACCACGAACTAAAGCAGCCCAAGTTGAGAATCAGCAAAAGCCTGCGGTCAAGATCACGACATATCCCTGCCCAGTATGTAAAAAACCTCTAGAGGAGTACAGTTACATCAAAGAAGGGCAGAGTAAGACAATGTTGCGATGTGGTGACCCACAATCGCGTAAGGATACTAAACATAAAGATGTGGCTTATTTCAGTACGCAAAAAGGCTGGTGGAGTCCTAAGTTTGGGGAGTTGAATTGTTAGACTCCACTGCTGATATTTTTACTCAATGCCAACTCCAGAGCAAACGCATCTAAATTTTGGACGAAGTGCGATTACAAATTTTTGTAGACTTCACCATCATTTCGCTTACCAACTCGAAAAACATCAATCAATTTGCTTTTTTCATCAATCGTGTAGAGAATTCTATATTCACCTTGATCAACACGATAACCACCCTCATAGCCTTTCAAGGCTTTGCAGTCTTGAGGTTTAGAATTGCCTTGAAGCGAAAGGATTTTAGATACAACCTGCTTATAAAGTTTCGCTTGCAAATCCAATAAATCCTTTTCAGCAGTCTTAGCAATTCTCAAACTGTAGCGTTCACTCATTTCCACGCTTGACACTAATTGCGTCTAAGGTAGTAAACCCATCATTTTCCTCAATTGCACGACGAAGTGTTTCTGAATCAATAGCATCTTCAATAGCTTCAAGCAATTTCAAATCATCAAGACCGATAATTGCTACGGCAGCTTTACCATGACGCTGAATTACAATACGCTCACCCTTATACTCAGCACGATTCATAAGCTCTTGGAAGTTTGCACGAGCTTCTGTTGCACTTATGGCAGTCATAGCGCCTCATAAAATTAAGTAATTGATACTAATCAAAATGTAACTTTTGTACAAATCTCTAAAAATATACAAAATTTACGTTCTGTACTAATATTACACAATGGATAAAACAATTTCCAGTTGATTTTAGATTTATGCAGTTTAATGCGATCGCTATTTTCAAACTCCTCTTTAGCTCAATTTAGGGTAAGCGAAAGTCAAAAAATCCTAAGTACTTTTCCCTAACTGTCCTCAATTTTACCTGGTATGAGCAGTTGCTTCATTTGGTGAGCCAATAATTCTAGTCCCGCATCCTTGGCAAAAAATCCGTCTGCTTGTGGACACATTTGTTTGCCATGCACCTCTAACTCATTCATGCTCATATAAGCCGTGACGAGGATGACCACAGGAGAATGAGGCAAACGGCGCTTGAGAGCCGTAACGATTTCCATGCCATCTGTATTTAGCTCATGCCGAGCCGTAGGCAGCATGAAATCGACCAGAAAGATATGGTACTGGTTTAGTTCGTCTAACTCCCACAAGAAACTAGACACGGACTTGTAGGTTGCTACAGCATATTCTTCTTTTAGAAACCGTTGGACGATCCGACACCAGTGTTGGTCATCGTCCAAAATCGCCACCTTGTACATGGGGATTCAATTCCTCCTTTCACCGAGTAAAGTAATCATGTCTAAAAAGGCATCGTAGTCAGTGATGGGTTTGGTATAGCAACTGTCGGCCCCAGATTGGGACAACAGGAGATGTTGCTCGGCGGGCATGGCGTAAGCCGTCACCAAGATAATTGGTATCTGTTTCCACTGTGCCTTCAAATAGCGCGACAGCATGGAGCCATCGACTTTTTGTCCTTGCCATTTAGCTCCCGGCAAATTGATATCCATAATCACCAGTTCGACT from Nostoc sp. UHCC 0926 includes these protein-coding regions:
- a CDS encoding type II toxin-antitoxin system RelE family toxin, with product MSERYSLRIAKTAEKDLLDLQAKLYKQVVSKILSLQGNSKPQDCKALKGYEGGYRVDQGEYRILYTIDEKSKLIDVFRVGKRNDGEVYKNL
- the topA gene encoding type I DNA topoisomerase, giving the protein MIKRLLVVESPGKVKKLSQILGSDWKVLASCGHIRELSNEGDDSLGFVMDGNNVRCNYVPRDQRAKETIQKLKSAVRQVDEVVLATDPDREGETIAWHLKETLGLREPKRVIYTEITASAVQSAIANPRKLDQNLIGAGLCRDCLDKLVGYKGSPLVWALNNGAKSVGRVQSATLHLICQRENEILAFVPQDYWSVWVDYAEGFRAFYKGTVNSTTDAADQETETHDDAKVGNSTETPESKRVLSEAEATRLVEEALRHPHQVIHFEGKIVNRQPPPPFTTSSLQQAAGSKLRFAPDKTMVVAQKLYEAGLITYMRTDSVMLSPEFCASARKWLEQNDPQNVPQQVAKHRSSKSAQEAHEAIRPTDVFRPSVQLRSELPDDQFNLYVMIWKRSIASQCRAAQLRKTQVITQSGSLLWSARGQVIEFYGYARYWNNLSKDSVLPSLQQGQALKLENAGHEQKQTQPPPRYSEPKLVQLMERKGIGRPSTYAPTVATLKKRNYVELIKDHLQPTALGLEVDAFLLKALPDLLEAEFTAKMEDALDAISEGKHSWQHYLTSWNQDYFLPALSKAKTVVASSSTGKVYGISERQYETSKTRCPECKNFLAKIPSSKVKKKYFLKCTKGCENVVLFWSDFNKTWEPPRTKAAQVENQQKPAVKITTYPCPVCKKPLEEYSYIKEGQSKTMLRCGDPQSRKDTKHKDVAYFSTQKGWWSPKFGELNC
- a CDS encoding response regulator produces the protein MYKVAILDDDQHWCRIVQRFLKEEYAVATYKSVSSFLWELDELNQYHIFLVDFMLPTARHELNTDGMEIVTALKRRLPHSPVVILVTAYMSMNELEVHGKQMCPQADGFFAKDAGLELLAHQMKQLLIPGKIEDS
- a CDS encoding type II toxin-antitoxin system Phd/YefM family antitoxin gives rise to the protein MTAISATEARANFQELMNRAEYKGERIVIQRHGKAAVAIIGLDDLKLLEAIEDAIDSETLRRAIEENDGFTTLDAISVKRGNE
- a CDS encoding response regulator; the encoded protein is MLNILLVEDNQLLAKGTAKLIERLGGHQVFITAEPKEIFRQCEAGTVELVIMDINLPGAKWQGQKVDGSMLSRYLKAQWKQIPIILVTAYAMPAEQHLLLSQSGADSCYTKPITDYDAFLDMITLLGERRN